Proteins encoded in a region of the Quercus lobata isolate SW786 chromosome 8, ValleyOak3.0 Primary Assembly, whole genome shotgun sequence genome:
- the LOC115954619 gene encoding aspartic proteinase PCS1-like, whose amino-acid sequence MAYLQSLLHLHLIIFLIMNQTQVSLCATQKTLILPLKTQTLPHGLVPKRQNPTSKISFHHNVTLTVTLTVGSPPQRVTMVLDTGSELSWLHCKKTQNFNSIFNPLSSKSYSPTPCSSPVCRTRTRTLPIPASCDQNKLCHATVSYADASSMEGNLASETFYIGNSARPGTIFGCMDTGFSSNSDEDSKTTGIMGLNRGSLSFITQMGFPKFSYCISGRDSSGILLFGEASFSWLKPLNYTPLIQITDPLPYFDRVAYTVQLEGIKVSEKVLPLPKSVFVPDHTGAGQTMVDSGTQFTFLLGPVYTALKNEYMQQTKGILRLLNDPNFVFQGAMDLCYLVPLNRPILPQLPKVSLMFRGAEMVVSGERLMYRVPGMVRGGNSVYCFTFGNSDLLGTEAFVIGHHHQQNLWMEFDLVKSRVGLAEVRCDLASQKLGLGV is encoded by the coding sequence aTGGCCTATCTTCAATCTTTACTTCATCTTCATCTCATTATTTTCTTGATAATGAACCAAACCCAAGTTTCTCTCTGTGCAACACAAAAAACACTCATATTACCTCTTAAAACCCAAACACTCCCACATGGTTTGGTCCCAAAAAGACAAAATCCTACAAGCAAAATCTCTTTCCACCACAATGTTACCTTAACAGTCACACTAACCGTTGGCTCGCCTCCACAGAGGGTCACCATGGTCCTCGACACAGGTAGCGAACTCTCTTGGCTACACtgcaaaaaaacccaaaacttcaaCTCCATATTCAACCCACTTTCCTCTAAGTCTTATTCACCAACCCCATGTTCCTCACCCGTTTGCAGAACCCGGACCCGAACCCTGCCCATACCCGCTTCCTGCGACCAGAATAAACTCTGCCACGCAACTGTTTCCTATGCTGACGCTTCCTCCATGGAAGGAAATCTCGCGTCCGAAACTTTTTATATCGGAAACTCGGCACGGCCCGGTACGATATTCGGGTGTATGGATACCGGGTTCAGTTCCAACTCCGATGAGGACTCCAAGACCACCGGGATAATGGGTCTGAACCGTGGGTCCTTATCGTTCATTACCCAGATGGGGTTTCCGAAATTTTCGTACTGCATATCGGGTCGTGACTCGTCCGGTATTTTGCTTTTCGGAGAAGCGAGTTTCAGCTGGCTAAAGCCTTTGAACTACACTCCTTTGATTCAAATCACAGACCCATTACCGTATTTTGATAGAGTAGCGTATACGGTTCAGCTCGAAGGGATTAAAGTATCGGAAAAAGTGTTGCCGCTTCCGAAATCGGTTTTTGTACCGGACCATACCGGTGCCGGTCAAACAATGGTCGACTCGGGCACTCAGTTCACGTTCCTTCTCGGACCGGTTTACACGGCTTTAAAGAACGAGTACATGCAACAAACAAAGGGAATACTAAGGCTTTTGAACGATCCCAACTTTGTTTTCCAAGGAGCTATGGATTTGTGTTACTTGGTCCCTTTGAACCGGCCGATTTTGCCCCAGTTACCAAAAGTAAGCTTGATGTTTCGGGGTGCCGAAATGGTTGTATCGGGTGAGAGGTTAATGTATCGGGTACCCGGTATGGTGAGGGGTGGGAATTCGGTGTATTGTTTCACATTTGGGAACTCGGACTTACTGGGGACAGAGGCTTTTGTGATTGGTCATCATCATCAGCAGAATTTGTGGATGGAGTTTGATTTGGTGAAATCAAGAGTTGGACTTGCTGAGGTGAGGTGTGATCTTGCAAGTCAAAAGCTTGGATTGGGTGTTTAA